TTGATCCTAACATAGTAACTTGTTTGTTGTCGTGTTGATGGCTTAAACACTGAAGAGTCATAGCCATGGATATTGGATTGCCCTTAGTGTCTAATAGCCTCTCCCCATGCCTTGTCGCTAATTTTCCCAGCTCCTCTTTCAGGTAGGAATACATTTCTTTACGTTGAGCAATCAATTGTTTGTACCCTGCCATCCCAAGGCTTAGCAGCGTTATCATCACGTCCATGACGGAGCTCGCGCTCGCGCGTCCTGGATACATTTTCGATATGCGATCTAAGAGATTCTTGTCGAAAGAGCCTATGACTGCACCGCCCACCGGAACCAAAAAGTTTTTGTCCGTGCTCTGAACAAAAGCATCCACCCGACCCTTCCTCGATGCTTCTTGTATGAGATGCATACACCTTGTGCTCTGCAAGCTTTCGGCAATATAGTGCAATACATTTAGTAAGATCTCTTTCTATCAGAATACACTGatcaatattttgaaactaaaGTCAACACACATTTAGAGAtcttcgaataaaaattttacgtctGATGTTGAGCCGACGAATACCGTTGATTGTTTTAGTCCCAAAATATTAGCTTAAaactatacataaaaaaatcatgcatCTTTTTACACTTACCCGTAAGCATTATTCACGAGATGTGGTATATTGTATTGGCTGCAGAGAGCCGCAATCACGTCCACAGAGTCGCACGCTCTAGGCGCGAAACAGCTGGTCGTCGTGAGCACACATGCAACACTTTCGCCTAGGGCTGCCATTTGCGCTTCGAGTCTCTGCATGTCGGTCTTTAATTCATCCCCTACTATTTGCATCTCGATAACGATAGGCTCTAATCCGGCCGTGATTATAGACTTGAAGCTAGACTTTTGGTCAATTCTAGGCCATAGAACGTATTTCGCTCGTGGTCTGTCTTGCTTAAGCGTTAACATACATAGGACTAGGCTCATTCCCGTGGCCATTGGTGATAGGAAGCAGCCTGCTATGCTCTTCACTCCTGCGATCGAAAATATTCTTGTTAGATAAccttttatattaacaaaaaaaaaagcaaagaaataaattatagggCTGATCTagggaaaatttttttttaaattcttcatataatatttcaaaatttctgtttttataACTTTCCAGAAAACTTTCCAGATTTTGTATACGAATTGaaacacttttaaaaagttgttgaaaaattctGCATCCTTTttagaattctttatatttatgaaatatactaaaatttcCCATTCTTTAAGTTATTTCTAaagaagatttataaaattggaaaagatttaagatacttttttaaggaaatctttacaaatttaaaatataaattttttaaatattaaaatctgttTATCAGGAAAACCTTTTTGTGATCAATCtgatataaagatttataatttctctcttctctctgccacattttaaataaataaattccttaagtgattttaaatatatatgaaacgtttcatattttctactacttttttactaaatatataatatcctTGCATTCTCTTACCCATATATCGTATAACTTCAAGCACTAAGGAGttagttaatttatacattaagcTGCTACCAGCAGCTTTTGGTTGTACTTCTTCTAAATCACCAGATCTACCTATGCCGTGTCCCATACGAAAGTGTCGTCTCGCAACAATATTCGAAACGATCCTTGCCTCGCGCTCGCCAACGCTACAATTCGAGGGGAAGTTATTGCTATCCATTTGTGAGAGGTCGGACAGAAATGCTTCTATCGTCGCATCGTCCCAGCCCTCTTCTGGCCATTTTCGCTGTTTATCAGAAAGAAACATACATATTACAAAGAGATACATATTGTACGAAGTTCTCAACAATAAGCAAATATGtagaataatgttaaaatagaaataatgagaaaaattgtattaatggTGACatttatattagatattaatcaaataaatataattgatgaATGTGTGTGAACACATAGATTTAAGATAATATTGTAAacaagagagaaataaaacatgtggaaaatattatttttctattaataagaGATTAATCAACCATTTGTTTGTAATATAGATTATATTCTTGTTGAAATAAAGTTGTATGATATTTGATCAGTCGCCAGTAGAATGTACTATCTTTTTCTAAAGTAGAAcatttttcaatcaattacATAGGttgaatgaaaaaattatcaagttattgtaaacaattttgaggggtaaagtaaataatagattttcaTCTCTAATGTCTCTTAAAGTGTTCCGCCAAATGATAAAGTTACACTGGTAGCTAATCAAGTATTGCATATGATGATCTTATCTCAGATAAGGATAAAATCTGTATCACAAACAAATAATGGGCCAGCCTCTTATTAATGAAACGAGTAGTACGTTTTCCAGGtgttcatattattatatctatcACCTGCAAgctaaagtaaataaattacattacattcaTAAAGTTCATCTTGCGCTAAAGAGACTTACATGCTCGATGAAATGCCGTATGAGGTTTTCACGAGACTTCTTGGCATTCAAGCCTTGTTGTACATAGGTCGAGGGTATCAACCTCTCCGCCAAGCTAAACGCCTGATTATTCATTTTCTCAGTTTGTGTATGATGAACGAGTCTCTCAATTACTTAATCCACGTACATACGTCGATCTTCCTCAGTGCATCGTCGCTTTGATAATCAGCAGAAAGTGATTACCATTGCGGGTCATGTCATCAGCTGTTTGCACTCGGCTACAGAAGAGCGTCGTTAAAAAGAGACACCGTCGTGTAAACAAtagcaagaaaaaataaataaataaaagaaactagCATTGGCAATGCTAATTGACAATCGTTAATCTCCAGatatctattaataatttagtagaGGGTCGAACAGTGCGGACGAAGCAAGTTGGACGCTCGGCTGACATCCAGCAAGAACTACAAAACATACCATAACCATAAATACGTCGGAAAAGAAAACGCTTTGCCcgtgacaaaaaaaaaagggaatgaTCGCAACTCTCAAAGGTCTTAACGCAATACTTACGAGGTACAGGATGTGAAAATCTGTGCAAAATTTGCGTGTAAGGAAGACAGGGATGGTGTATGTGTGTGGTATGCGTGGTGTATGAAATGAAAACACAAAATACCGCTGAGCGAGAAAACCAAATTTAttgaaacgaaaaaaaaaaacacaactTAAAGGTACAGAACAGATTGTATCCTCGTGATAACGCCACGCGAGAACAGAAGTATACAGAACAGAACCAAACTGAACATCGTCAAGTACAGTACGACGAACACGTAGTGCATGTGTCCCCGAGATGAGACGTAGCAGCGCAATGCAACAAATGGAGAGGAACGGACTCCCCGAGCGCGAAGAGGTgacgcgggggggggggggggagaggagaCGAGGGAGGTGGCCTCGTCCTTGACGTGGAGGCTGTTCAGCGTCGGTCGTCGCTTCCGCGAAGAGAAACGTAGGCCAACGCGTTACCGCGAGCGAGGCGAACCGCGAGGAAACGAATCGGTGcgctctccttttttttttttctctctctctctctctctctcttagtCGATTTAAAGGTTATGTGAACGCGCTACGAGAGCCGTGAGTCGTCAAGTCGCCGCGTCCCCGACGAAGATTCCATACCCGAGGTTCGAGATGTAGTGGGCGAGACGATGGGCGAGGCGAAGCGGAGCGCGGGACgggacgacgcgacgcgacgaggCGCGATACCCGGAACTCAGCCCGCGCTGGCTGGGGGAATACGCTGCCCGAGGAAGCCTCGAGGGTATCACCGCGGGTGCATGGCTCACGGACGCGCACTCTCTCGAGGCATCACCATCACCAccactaccaccaccaccaccactacaCACTCTGGAGCGGCCGTCCCGTAAAAATCTCGGAAAGTGGGTTGGGCCACCCGACGACGCGCGCGGGCGACGCGAGCGTGCgtacgtacgtgcgtgcgtttCGTGCGTGCGTTCGGCTCTGCGTCGCGTTAACTTGTCTCACTaaccgcgacgacgacgacgcatCGCCGATAAGAGAGCGGAAGCAACGAACAGCGAGAGGAGACTGCGTGACTCCCTATCGCGTCGGTAGGGAcccttctcttcctcctccccctctttTCTCACCCTTGTTTGCCTCTTTCCCCCTTCGGTCGGTGGTGTCGGAAGAGATCTCACCGCAACGCGATGACGGTGGACCCTTTACCTCTCGCCCCGCGTAAGGCCCGCGAAGATGCGCCGCGAGTCGTGACCGCGGCGTGACGGAGGGGCGCGGGAGAGGGACGTGCGGAGAGCGCGGCGAGGTCGTCGCCTAAATCGGATTAGTTTTATGCAACTCGCGATGACCGACTGCGAGCGACGTCGTATTCATTTCATGTTAACGGCGACGGACTGTCACCCACTCCGCGGCGTtcgtcgtcgacgacgacgaccacgacgacggcgacagcAAGAGGTCGACAACGACGACTACTACGACTACTACGGCGGGCGACAGGATGATGAGGGGCGCGTACGCGTGTTGGAGGCTCGCGAGGATCACGAGGCACGGGCTTTTAcctcctttttcttcttctactTCTCCTCTTACTACTACTGCTATACTTCCTACTACCGTCGCTCCACCGTGGATCACGGCGCACGACGGCCGACGACGACGGAGCGACGACAGGGTCGACAGGTCACGCACGGCGCCACGGACCGTCGGCGCCGACGGCGGCGTTTCCACGGCGGGACGGAGTGCGCCGCGCGTTACTCGCGCCACGACCATCCGACAGGTGCAccatttattgtttaattacgtTGTCCGTTTACCTatctccctcctccctcccccatCCGTCCGCGAAACCCGGGTCAAGTGTATCCTCCGCGACGTCCTATGCATGCCACTGAGGAAGACGAGGAAGAGAAGCGACGCACCCTCTCTGCACTCTTACGCGTGAATTCGTGCGATAATTCTTTGgaagaatgttttttttttttttttttttgtagtgtCGGATATGCTTCCAGGAACGAGCTTCAATCGTCATAACATATATGAGTAATAATTTCCTATACATAATAATGCCTTGACTATTGGagatgcaaaatttttttcaattccaGAATGTCCAGAATATGggggaaaaattatataaagccATCAAAGTTACAATTGCATGGAAAACTTTTCGACTTTGCTCGTATATATGTCTCGAAGAGAATGTGGAGGGGGAGATGACATCTCTCCTTTAAACGCAATTGATACAATTCACGTTTGATGCAACGTCCGATTACGATGTGTATAACGCGTCCATTTTCATCAGtgtagattaattttgatttcaatttaacttattttctatctctttcgctctataaaaactaaaacaaagtaaaaagtaaagttaaatcgagattaaagttTATCTGCATTGATAAAAGTGTagaacatacatatatataagtatatgagAATACGAAACGAGCGTTGTAAACGCTGTAACGCAATTTTCTATCGATTCCCCGGACCCcgtatttttctctctttacattaattattacgtgCATTATTAATCATTTGTATCGATCTTTTTCTCTCGAGAAGTTCTTGCTGGAcgcatcaaataaaaaaagacccacgaagaaaaaaaacgcgaATTAGGCCAAGTAAAAAGCTTGTAATAATCATtcttattaatgtataattaattttaatctcggatTAACTTACCATTTATCTTTTGTGATTTTCagaatttgaaaaagataaaaagtaagcTAAGCcgagattaaatttaatctacaTTACTgaaaatggacataaaactcGTATCAGACCACGCACTGAAAATTGGAGGAGTGTGAATTGAAGATCTAGAATTCGATAAATCagattaatcaaatttaattttaatttgttttgatTGATGGAATTTTAATCTTTGGAATCCTcattttagtgaaaaattttcttcaaaattattatataggtTGGAACTTTTCAGAAACACTAAGAAAATCTACATCTCAATTTCTATGATTCtacgtttataaatttttgaatattttaagaattttcttagttctacaaaatattgtagattttttcagattttatacaattttattagaaatagtaaaagaaagaataaaaaccGCTTATAAAGTCAAAGTTGGTTAGAGTTTgctgtatattttaatcaatcttCTATTTAAGAAATGTACAAACGTTTCGGGACAATGTTTTCCATATACAAATCCTCggtatacaaataaattttctcacaGTTACAAGAACTTAGTGCAGTCAATACATGTACTAGAATAGTGATCGTCGTAATGCAAGtctaaatttttcttgaaatgcagacaaaattagaaagttctttttttctggCTTTTATAtgccttttatattttcattgattattattttattttaaaatattttttcattatttaatcacTACCTTTATATTAACTAGATTACATCTGAATTTGTTGATAGAATGCAAGAATCCGGTATGAACAAGAATTGTATCAAAATAAGTAGGTACGTGGTAATGGCACCAGCCATCTAAAAAAGATTACGAaagaataattacatttatataacaaaaacaaaTGATCGATTACTTACAGTAGTGAGAAGCGTAGCATCTAGAGTAAATGCTTTTACTGAGAATATATTCTTGCAATGCTTTAATTGCAGGGAAAATAGTTGCAACTGTAACGTCAGATAGTAAGatcgaaaaatttattcagaatTGGAAGTAGTTATAAGTCggataatatgttaaaaattacattaataagaCATCatcaaaaagatatataaagtatacaaataagttacatatttttaatctacctcatattttatttgctcATCGCTGGTGTTATTAAGCACGTAATGAACGGCGATGTTGATCTCTGCAGCTTGATTTTTGGCGCTTTCGCAAGTCCATATTATCAATAgcatttttagagaaaaatatgtcGTATTCACTATCAAAGACAAATCATAAGCCTGGTtgctataattatttactaccATGCCAATTTTCCAATGCATTAGGTAGAAGTATAGTACGAAAGTGACTTGCATGAAAGTCGTAATTATAGTAGCAAGAagttgcaaattaaaaatcatgtttAGCACTTGCACTGTATCGGTGATCATTAAATGTTGCTTCTTCAAagctttgatttttattagcaAGAATGGATTTCTTTGCTTGTGATAGGTTTCCTTCAGTACATATGACTTATCGttcatcataattttttgcagATTTACCAGATTGTCGTTGATTTGCTTGAAACAAGCTTTTATTACACAAACACAATTCATGTATAGCATGTCGATTTGAAACATCAACAAGTCGACATATAGTATGTAAATAAATCCCAAAACATAAggattttttatgaataacatCAAGTCGTAgatgattataaaaaagacaCCCAAAATATCTTTGGCATGGATTAGTCTAGATAGATTTTGATATGATTCCGAGGGTAATCTTAAAGAGACTTTCAGTAGAGTTTGAATTAAACGCATTCGTggcttatttaaaataaatgtgacgATTATTATAGAAATGCTAGAAATGGCGCAGTAAATGTTTAGAAGTTTTTGGGGAATGTTTATATGTTCAAATTCAGATATAGTACAAAACACCATTAGTACATAAGTGCAGTAATAGCAGATAAAGATAATTGATAGAAAACAGCCTTGTTTACAAGTCTTGATGGTTTCAGTTTTGATCTTGTATGGAAATATTCCCAGAATGTAGCAAAAAGTTAAGCAGGGATACATCAGTGATTCAAAATTCGTGGCATGGAATAGCTGCcatatatttcctttttttttgaatCTTTGGAACTTCGATGATAATTCGAACATATTTACCGAAGTATTATAAGAGaacaaaaatctttattgtagattataatcaaataaatatcaattacgTCAATGAGTGTTAATGTTAAAACTTTAGTGTTAATGTGttcacattttttctttttaatataactttttaatattttcacagCAAATGCGTAAAATGATGTAAACTTTTTGTAATGTCTATTCCTGacgaatttaatttgaaaactgctaacacaatttttatattgtatagcAAAATGGGACTAAAGAGTATGACGACAAAATAACTATGGTTTTCGAAACATACGTAAAACAATTGTTTGTAATTGCTGTATAATTTACTATCTTGCGTATCTCGATTATGTACAAAACGAATAAGCATTATCGATAAGATCTATTAGATTCATGTATTGTTaagtacaaattataataaatatctatatttatctGAGTAAAGTctagaaaaacaaatttttattttaaactaatagttattttgatcgatatttgataaattttatatagtacgatagtacaattatttatttaaaacaattagatAAAGTAATTGGATTTTCCGTATTTAATACTGCTATTGTGCTTATTATGAAGTTTTTcagatttcttaattttaattaaattcatattaaatgtatctatagataaataaaacattataatagaaatatacatCTTATGctgatatataaaatcaaggaaaccaaatttttactttaaataaaataaacagttttttttaatcaacatAGTGTATTTAATGTACTTTTTACGTAGACTATATTCGACTTTCGTAATAATTGTGACCATATCAAAATTGAGAATGTTCATTAAAAGATTCCTACGGCATTTTACAatgattacaataattaaaacaagtgATAGAATACTGACAGAATaggactttttaattttactattgagaaaaatttagaattgcATTACGACGATCATTATTCTAGTGCCACCAGACAATTTGAATGCATagtataaactttaaagtACTACAAGTGATACTATAAAACACACAGCTAAAAAATTACGTGATACacacgtattaaaaaaaaaaatatatatctgtaaGAAGTGTTCACGGATGCTGCATCTAAATAttgcaatgtaaaaaaaaaacgcgaaatTTCATTGAGAAATCAATCGCTTGATTCGCGCCGTCatcattttagaaaataatgaaatatcttTACTTTCTTctcaaaatgtatttttgcaTGCTGCGCGACTTCACCTTTCTCTTTGTATTAAAGCTAAACTTCTACCACGAGCTATTTTGATTCGTTTGAGTTTTCGCGCGCTCACGTATCGCTCGGCAATGCTGCCACAATAAGAAACGCGTCGCGTCACCGTTGATTTCATTACACTCATAAATTcgtttttcacaaataaactttatttttatttaccatcGCGATTGATTTCCGATTAATTCCCAATCGAAAAGATGCTAAGTTTCTGCCTCCTCTCTGTCGCGCGCGTCGATCCATGTCCTAGAGACTTTTCGCCGCGATGCACCGGTTGGCGCATCTGCCGGCCGAGGTCGCCGCAGTTCAGTGAATTGACCTCAGTACGCCGTGAAGCTGCATCGAGGGAGGGTACGGCCATCGGTCGATCAATCGACTTGTCATACTTCAGATGACAGCTCGTAGAGTCGCGAGCGATTTTGTGAGCGGGAACCATCGATTTTCGCATCCGTCGTGAAAACGATAACAGATCTTGCTGGCAAGGTACGAAAATGGACGTGTATTTCCGCGCTAACCTTACGTTGACAGCACGAAGCATACGTGCTTGTATGCCTTTGTGTCTGTGCTTTATGCagagagagtgagtgagagagggcGGGGAAGGGGGAGAGACGGGCATGAAAACCTGTTTACTTTCCTTCCACGCGTTTCTGgcgtaaataataatgatcgGAGCAACGACATCGTCAGTTAGGCTCGATTCGACCCTACAAATTTCAATGGGAGAGCGATAAGGCTGTCGCTGATAATCGCGCTGATCAGCGCTGATTGTGATTCCGTTGGGTTGTGTTGAAGATCGAAACCTGGCGATCGCTTTATCGAGCTCGAATTTCGGCGCCGCGATATCGATCCCCGCGTCCGCCCGGCCGTGACGGGCACAGAGATAATTGCGACGCGATAAATCGCGAGATATCTCGCTCGTCCGAGCGGTCCGTCGGAACCGCTGGTTTTGCGACCCTGCTCGATATTTCACTTTCATGAGTAAAATACCAATTGTCTTTCTCCCCACGTTTGCAAAATGTTCGAACCATCAGAGCGCAGCAAAACGCATCGCGAATTTCGCGAAGCGAACGAGTGCGATTGTTGGCAAACAGCCAGAGGCGGTCATTAGTCATTAGTGCAGCGTAGTCATTACGCGGCAAATTTTCCGTTCACCTTTAACTCTTTGAGGACAGGGCTTTCTGATAAGATAAGAATTTGCAAAAGTTACCTCGTTTTTCCAGGAGTGTTCGTTGAGTTTATAATTCTCGTctcagaatttaaaaatttaaaatatagtggactgaattaagaaaaaaagggtccgttatgtttaatatatttattttatatattatgtaatattaataatttaattaattaataaaaactaattttatatatgatttaatattaatattttttatattaatatcgttGCACGCATGCATAAACACACACCCATATAGTAGCATTAAGTACTgaactattaaattaaattgttgcgTGAATTGTCGCATTTGCAGTTAATCATGGAGCTTGAAAATTGCAATGCGCACGGAGATCAGGAGAACAATACGGGGCCTAACACACCGCAGCACGACAACGATCCGAGTGGCAATAAAAAGTGGTACCGGCAAGCCAGCCAAAGGTTAGTGAATGCACCTCTTGTCACCTGTGTACACCTGTCTGTATGTCATACAAAGCTGTCGAGACACGGTCTACATATGCGTTCCTTGTAGACAttcgatatttaaataacgaaGATAAATCCTGCAATCTAAATAATCCTGTCACGATTGCAAGttctatatatgtttttagcttaaaattgtaaaaaaagttaaatgtatagAATAAAATGGTGTACGGCAAGTACGATTAAACTAATCACCGAATATATTAGATACTTATTGtcataaatcaaataaaatgtgaatttttaatttcagatttataatttttaatcacagccaatatttaattaagcgTGGAAGCGGAATGCTggatattatattcaaataaattttgattggGTGGGGAATGTATTCGCTAAAACGAAACTAATTACAAGTATCTaagaatttaagaattttttattttctagggtaaaatatttttgtatagatAAGATtcacacatttttaattgtttgtttttttttctcacatAACCATCGCAAATACTTGAATTATTTCTgtgttattgattttattgttgaaaattaaagtattcgAGATATCGGAGCTATTGAAACGGATTCTTATTATCGGGCGATGCTTTTCAAGCAGCCTTACTCCCCTTCCACTCTTCTCGCGACGATTTTAATTGAGGGATGCGAGCAATTACGTTATGTGTATCGATATAAACAGACTTCTGGAATATTTTTGGACCTTATAATCTATCCGTTCTAATAGTTGCGACAGCATCGAAAATACCGATGTAACCTACGCATTTTCGAAAACGAATCCGTATGTACCGCACGAAAATAACTCGTTTAAATGATACACTTCGGCCGCGATGTATTTCGGGAAGTTGCTCGACATCCTCTTTCTCCATGGCTAATGTCACGCAGCGAGATACACAAATACAtctgtaagaaaaataatctcaGGCGGGAATACGTAAAGTCGTAAAATATCGCCTGAATAACATCCATCTGGTAGAAAGGCACGAAAGAGGTTTTTCTAGCGTTTTAAATcgtgatttacttaaaaaaaaggacaCAATTTAAAAGACGCATTGTCTGCAGTCTTTTCTCCGTCGAATCTTTGAAAACAAATACCCGTTAAATTCTTCAAATAAATGgccatttaattaaagaaataacaataatacgAGCCATCGAAATTCAATACGCTTCAAAGGAATGCTCGAGCGAATAatccaatataattaaaagcgaCGCGGGCGATATACGCCACCACGTATTTATCTGTCCGCTGAGGGCAGCCACGAGATACGCCACGTTTCAGAATATTACCCACGTACCGCTCGAACCATGTAACACCGATACATTGTTGgatcaattttgaaacattcatcgctctctctctctctctctctttctcccccccccctctctctctctctctctctctctctctctctctctctctctctctctttctctctctctctctctttctctctcgtagTCTCTTTCAAGGCCGGCGATAAAGTAAAGTTCGTTGCGGAGTACATGAGCCTCGTTCCTCTCGTTCTCACCTTCTGACCTCACCGGGAGGGATTCTCGCGTGTCATCGCAGGGACCGGCTGGCCGCGCAcgtttttaaggaaaaaaaaaaaaaaccgttgaGAATCGCGACGTATCACGCGAGCGTACCGCGCGATCACATCCCGCTCCGCTTTCGTCACGCGATTGACCCTTGCGGCGCCCGCGCTCTGCCCGTTCTTATCGCCTCCCTGTGCTTTCGCGTTGTTTGTCCGCGAAAGTCATTCCGTCGTTCCGTCATTACTGGTCATTACGACACTGTCGCCCGCGCGGGACGCAAGTCGGGAGGAAATTAACACTGTAATAACGAAGGACCGCGCGAGATCTCGGCTATCTTCTCGAACGCCCCGGTGTGGAGAAGGGAATTCGACGCTATCATTAAATTGCACGATGAGCCAGGGAAACTTCGACGTGGTCATCACGCCGGCGGACAACGCCGTTGGTAATTATCTTCCatcctcttttcttttcccaAACGCGCAGTTGCATGCACGCGTTGCACTTTCTCTGCGGCTTCCCCTTCGAATTTCAACCCTCGGAGTTGCGCAACGATTTTATTACGAACGCCGTATATGTGTCCGATCTGTCTCTAAAATGCCGACGCGATCGGGTCTCGATTCGCGTTGGAAGATAAACCGCGCGTATGTTTTGCGATAGCTGCGTGTTCATTAAGGAGAGATACGCGCTGCGTGTGGAAGCATGTAAATAACTTGCttggagagagaaagagagagagagagagagagagaaagagatagccTAAACTTGAGAATTCCATTGAATTCTATGATATAACTGGAGCGAGCCATCAAGGAGGAAATACGGCccaatttttagaaaaggCGCATAATCGTTGGCTCTCTTTGTTACCAGTTCTCTGTTTGGTTACACaggaaagagacagagagccAACCAAACCTATTCTTTACTGCGATGGGCCGCAGTTTTTCTATAGTTCAG
This DNA window, taken from Monomorium pharaonis isolate MP-MQ-018 chromosome 6, ASM1337386v2, whole genome shotgun sequence, encodes the following:
- the LOC105830784 gene encoding O-phosphoseryl-tRNA(Sec) selenium transferase, with the translated sequence MNNQAFSLAERLIPSTYVQQGLNAKKSRENLIRHFIEHRKWPEEGWDDATIEAFLSDLSQMDSNNFPSNCSVGEREARIVSNIVARRHFRMGHGIGRSGDLEEVQPKAAGSSLMYKLTNSLVLEVIRYMGVKSIAGCFLSPMATGMSLVLCMLTLKQDRPRAKYVLWPRIDQKSSFKSIITAGLEPIVIEMQIVGDELKTDMQRLEAQMAALGESVACVLTTTSCFAPRACDSVDVIAALCSQYNIPHLVNNAYGLQSTRCMHLIQEASRKGRVDAFVQSTDKNFLVPVGGAVIGSFDKNLLDRISKMYPGRASASSVMDVMITLLSLGMAGYKQLIAQRKEMYSYLKEELGKLATRHGERLLDTKGNPISMAMTLQCLSHQHDNKQVTMLGSMLFLRNVSGTRVITTTDSKHIVSHKFEGWGAHNSNYRVPYLTAAAALGMKRSDVDAFIQRLDKALTKVRRRSAPVTPTASLAGSSINGDAGGTGGPGESSTASTSRASSKDSLRK